Genomic window (Falco cherrug isolate bFalChe1 chromosome 4, bFalChe1.pri, whole genome shotgun sequence):
CGGAGAGCGGCCTGGAGGAGGACGAGAAGGTACTGCCGccctgcggggaggggggagcggcGGCAGAGCCCCCTGGGCTCGGGGGCAGGGAACAGGCCGGGCCTGCCTGCAGCGCGGGGCGGGGGTGCCACGGGGCCCCGGCCCACCCCAGGAGAAGGGTTGCGGCTCCTCAAACCAGGCTGTTCAACCTGGCGATCtctccagaaaagaaagaatgaagagTCTTCCAAGTCagagaaaaggctgaaaactgAGGCCAAACCTTCAAGGGTGATAGAAAAACCTGTGGGACAAGGCAGTGAAGAGGAGGGCATGTTCCAGGTACGGCGGGCAGGGACCTGCTCCAGGCGCCCACTGTCTTCCTCCCCTTTGTACAGGCCTCCCCTCCGCTCCTCTCCTTGCAGTTGGGTGGCTGAGCCACCTACCTGGGGTGCTagctgctccccaccagccctggggcacaCTGACTGCCCCTCCAGGCCCCACAAGGCACCTCTGGCCCCACAAGGCCCCTCAGGCCCGAGGCGACTTGCCGCAGGGCCGGGTTTAACGCAGGCTCCGTGTTGCCCTAGATCGGGAAGATGCGTTATGTCCGAGTGTCCTGCTTCAGGGGGAAGGC
Coding sequences:
- the LOC102054069 gene encoding activated RNA polymerase II transcriptional coactivator p15-like isoform X2, coding for MPKAGELAEASGSESGLEEDEKKRKNEESSKSEKRLKTEAKPSRVIEKPVGQGSEEEGMFQIGKMRYVRVSCFRGKALVDIREFYTDKDGSMKPGRKGIALSAEQWNQLKEIVPEIDDAVKKL